TAGCTCCAGACTCATATAAAAATTCATTAACGGCAAAACAGGTGGCCGCTTCAATAAAAAAGGGATTTCAAAAAGTTTATCCTAATGCTGAATACGTCAGTTTTCCCATGGCTGACGGTGGTGAGGGTACAGTTCAGTCGCTTGTGGATGCTAAGAATGGTCAAATAATTACCGAAAAGGTTGTGAATCCGCTAGGCAATCCCACTGAGGCGCAGTATGGTTTGATTGACGACGGTAGTGTCGCTGTAATTGAAATGGCTCAAGCAAGTGGCATTCAATATATCAATCAATTCACACAAAATCCTTATATTACGACTACTTTTGGAACTGGAGAGTTAATCAAATCGGCAATCAAACACGGTGCTAAAACCGTTATTATTGGTATTGGCGGGTCAGCAACAAATGATGGTGGAGCCGGTATGGCTCAGGCTTTAGGCGCTCATCTATTGGATGAAAAAGGTGACGAATTACAATATGGCGGAGCAATGCTCAAGAAACTTGATAAAGTCGATATTTCAGAGATGTTGCCAGAATTAAGCGACACTGAAATAATTATTGCTTCTGACGTTACTAATCCATTAACTGGACCCAATGGAGCAAGTCATGTTTTTGGTCCACAAAAGGGTGCTAATGAAGAAATGGTCGAATTCTTAGATGAAGCACTTTCGCATTATGCTGATGTATTAAAAAGAGATTTAGGAAAAGACTTAGAAAATGTTCCTGGAGCTGGTGCAGCTGGTGGATTAGGTGCTGGACTGTTGGCCTTTACCAACTCACAAATGCGCTCAGGCGTCGATATAGTAGTTAATTACACCGGTCTGAAAGAAAAGGTTAAAGGCGCTGACGTGGTCATTACTGGCGAAGGCCAGATTGACTTTCAAACCAAGTTTGGGAAAACACCTATCGGAGTTGCTAAAGCGGCTAAGGCAGTTGATCCAGATACAACAGTAATTGCAATCGCAGGTTCAGTTGGCGAGAAAATCTCAGAATTGTATCCTTTAGGAATCGATGCTATTTTCACCTGTGTGCCCGGAATTGAAGAATTATCCAAAGCAATTCAAGATACAGATAAGAATTTACAACAGGTTTCAGAAAATATTGCACGCTTAATCAAAAAAGTATAAATTTATCAATTGAGTGATTTACCAAAATAGGTAAACGCTCATTTTTTTGTTACCATTGATTAAAAGGGAAGTGTTGTATCATGCAAATTGATGAATCGTGGTATTCTGAATTGAAGTTAGGACAAATAAAGTCTTTGCAGCCAGTTTCCGGTGGCGATATTAATTTAGCTTTTAAAGTCGTTAGTGATGAAGGAACTTATTTCTTAAAAATCCAACCAAATAATAAAGCAGACTTCTTTGATCATGAAATCGAAGGCTTGAATCTGATTAATTCCGTCGTTCATGCCCCTCAAGTCATTCGTTCAGGAACTTTTCAGGATTGTGGTTATTTGATTCTGAATTACCTTGAATTTGGCACAGGCTCACAGTTTGATTTGGGCAAAATGGTAGCCAGGATGCATCAGAAACATGCGTCACGCTTCGGTTTAGATAAAAGTGTTTTGAATGCTAAAAATATTAAGATCAATACTTGGCAAACTAACTGGGGTGATTTTTATATTAAGCAACGACTCGAAGTTTTGGTCGATCAAGTTAAAAAGAAGGGCTACTGGAATGAGCACCGCTCGAATTTAATGAATGATTTAGAAAGTGAAATTTACCAGTATTATCAAACCAATCCAGTGACGCCAAGCTTGTTACATGGTGATCTTTGGAATGGCAACGTAGGTTTTGATATTGAGCATCAGCCGGTTCTGTTTGATCCTGATGTTTTCTTTGGCAATCGTGAAATGGATTTAGCAATGACATTGTTATTTGGTGGCTTTAATGAAGAGTTTTATCAAGGGTATAATGATGTTTATCCACTAGAAAAACATTGGCAAAAGCGCATTCCTTGGTATCAAACGTATTATTTGTTGGCACACCTAAATTTATTTGGGGAAACCTATGGTCCAAGTCTAGAGAATGCATTATCATTGAGTCTTCAAAAATGAAATAACTTTGGCAATTGAAATAATTTAGAGTAATACTAGAGATGAGAATAGATAGATTTATTGGGAGTGATAGGCATGAATAATGAGATCAAGTTTATAATCAGTGAATTAGAAGTAATTTATGGATTTTATCAAGATAAATTCAGTTTAGAGAGAATCAAAAAATATATTTTGAGTATGCCCGATGGTTCAAAAATAGTTAAAGTTGAAGAAGGAACGGTGCCAATGTATGAACACAATCTAACCTTGCCAATTGGTCAATTTAGTGATGATACCGATTCGGTTAGCCTCTTACTAGTTACACACACTATGGTACAAAATAGGGATGAAGCTGTTATCGCAAGTGACACTAAGAGAGTAGTCGATTTGGTCAGTCGTTTGCTTCACTTGATTTCACCTAAAGAATAGATTATTTTACCGATATTTTAGTCAATAATCACCAATGATTTTTGGTGGTCATTGGCTTTTTTTGTTGCTATAGAGGCATTTTGAAAAATATATAAAAGTAAAAGTAAATTTGACTTATATTGCAATGTTCTTTAAATTATTTGTTGCGCGAAAGATTTGATAAAGGGGAGAAGAAGATGAGTTTAAGAGTGCTATTAGTTTGTGGAACAGGTGCTTCATCTAGTTTTATGGCGGTCAGTATGAGAAAGGCTGTTCAACAATTAGGTTTAGATTATAAGATACAGGCTCGCAGTGAATCTGAGTTGGAAAATTATTTGGATGAAGTCGATGTAATAATGGTTGGTCCGCATTTGTCATTTATGGAAGAGGAGATCAAAAAATCAATTGGTGGTAGAAAAATTAAGGTGATACTGATGAATCCCGCTTACTATGCTGTACTGGATGGAAAAAAAGCGCTAGATCATTTGCAAAGTGAACTTGACTACAAAGAAGAGGATTCTAATAAATGAATAAATTTACGATGCTTTTTAAAGATCGAATTGCTCCAGTAATGGGACGGATCAGTCGAAGTACTTGGATCAGCGTTTTGAAGGATTCAATTTTACAGACTTTACCATTTATTTTGGTTAGTTCATTGATAACCTTTTTGAGCTTATTCAGCAATATTTGGAAATGGTGGCCAGATTTTTCGGGAATCGGTAATTTTACTTTTGGAATAGTTTCAATCTTTGTGGCGTTTCTAATCCCGTTCAATATGATGGAAAAGAAGAAATTGACTAAGCAGCGAATTATTTCAGGCTTATCCGCAATAGGATTGTTTCTTTTATTAACACATCCCACTCTTTTGAATGGAAATATTACCTTCAAATTTAGTTTTCTTGGTGCTGGTGGGATGTTTGTTGCAATTATTTGTGGTGTTTTCACAGCGTTAATAATGGGATTTTTTGGAAAATTTAGTTTTTTTAGTGAAAATACGACTATTCCAGATTTTGTTATCGCCTGGTTTGATTCAATGCTGCCAATTGGAATCGTCATTACTACCGGTTGGCTGTTGGTTGATATCTTAAAAGTCAATGTGTATCAATTAATAATTCAGTTATTTTCACCCTTGAGTGGAATCGTGGAAACATTACCTGGATTTGTCCTAGTGATGTTAATTAATTGCTTGATTTATTCTATGGGGATTTCAACGTGGATATTGACGCCAATTACCACGCCAGTGTATTTAGCTGCTATTCAAGCAAATCAAACTCAAGGGGCTCACAATATTGTAACGGGGGAAACAATGTTTTCGACCTATCTTTGGATCGGTGGCGTGGGTTGTACTTTGCCATTGGTATTAATGATGTTGATCTTAGCTAAATCGAAACGTTTAAAAGTATTGGGACGAGCCTTCATAATTCCTAGTATTTTTAACATCAACGAACCAGTAGTTTTTGGCTCAGTTGTGTGGAATCCTTTTTTCATGATTCCTATGTGGCTCCAAGGACTTATTTTACCTATGATTGTCTGGTTTGGATTGAAGTCTGGATTGGGTCAGATTCCTCATGCAATTTTTCAAATGTGGTATGTGCCTTTTCCAATTAATACGTGGATCAATGGTCAAACGATCGGTTCGATTATTTTGTTGTTAATAATCTTTATAACGTCAGCATTGATTTGGTATCCGTTCTTCAAGGCTTATGACAAGGAATTAATTAAAAGAGGAGTAGAAGATAATGGATAATATAGAGAACAGTGTAGACTTGGAACGGACTATGCAGATCATTATCCAAGCGGGTGACGCTAGAAAAATAGTGATACAGGCTTTAGATTTGATTGGGGATGCTAAGTACGATGAAGCTAGATTAGTTTTAAATACTGCACATCAAAAATTATTGGTTGCCCATGGATTGCAAACTGAAAAGATACAACAAGAGGCTCAAGGACAAAAATTATCATATTCGGTCTTATTTACTCATGCTCAGGATACGATGATGTCGGTTGATACCGAATTCAATTTAGTTAAGCACTTAATAGACATTTTTCAAAAAAGAATCAATTAGACACAAAAATAGCCGTCAACCGCAGATGTTGACGACTATTTCTTTATAACTTTACTTGTTAAGGAGGATTCGAATGTGAATGTGAATTGTTTTCAATAATTAAATCAAGTTTGCTACTTGCATCAAGATAGGAACAACGATTACGAACAAGACGGTTGAAGTTGTAACAAGGTTTGTTGCGTAATCGACGTCACCATGCGATTGATCAACCAAGATAGGAAGAACTGCTAAACCAGGAGCGGCTGATTGGATGATGAATGAGCTGCTTTCTAGTGCTGGTAAGTTTGTACCCATCATTGATTTACCAAGAAGGATGATGGCGATCATAAGTGCTGGAGCGATAATAAATCTACCAACTAGGGCTAAGATCGTATCACGATCAAATTTAATAGATTTCAAACCGGCATCAGCTAAGATGATACCAATGTAGATAAGTGACATAGGTGTAACGATACCACCAACCATGTCTAAGGTCTTGTTGATCCAATCTGGAACGGGAATAGCTAGAAGCAAGAAGACTAATGAAACTAAGAAACCAACCAATGGAGCAGGTAGTAATTTCTTCCAGTTGAAGTCTTTTTTAGCACCCTTTTCAACGGTTGGGTCATCACTTGAGATAAAGAAGATACCAATAGCCCAAGTAGAGATTGTGTTCATAACATAGTAAACAAGGAAGTAAGGTAAACTCTTAGTACCAAACAAAGCCATGTTTAAAGGTAAACCGATAAAGATCGTATTAGCATTAACGAACATGTTAATAAATGTACCACGACGGCCTTTTCTAATCTTGAAGACCTTTGTTAAAATCCAGGCTACGATATAGCCTAAGGTAAAACTGGCGAAAGTGAAAACTAAACCACCAGATAAACTTGCTAACTTGTCTCTAGTTAAATACTTAAGAACAGAAACAAAGATTGAAGCAGGTAAGGCAATTTTCATGATAATAAATGAAATATTACCCTTGAACTCGTCACCCAAGCGGCCAGAGCCTCTTAGCCAGTACCCCAAAGCGATGACAAGGACGATTTCAGCAACACTTTCTAGTGAAGTGATAAATGCAGCCATAAAAATAATTCCCCTTTATTTGACAAATTTAATATATATTAATATTTAGGTTCCCATTTTGCATCAGCAACAGCTTTTTTAGCGTCAGTTGCTGTAGTTAATTTTTCATCAATTGCTTGTTGGGCAACACCCTCAGCAACAGTGATACTGAACTTATCTAGTTTTGAAACTGGAGGAAGTACAGCAGCACCGGGTTGTGTTGCATCAACGATACCACCTAATGAATGGGCAGCTTTATTGATCATACCATCTGAAAGAACTTTAGCATTAACAGATAGTGAACCAAGTCCAAGACCAGGGTAAACCAAAGCGTTATTAGCTTGACCAATGTTGTATGTAACACCATTGTATTCGATAGGATCAACTGGAATACCAGTAGCAATAAGAGCTTTACCGTCAGTCCATTTCAAAAGATCTTCAGCCTTAGCTTCAGCAAGTTTTGTAGGATTTGATAGTGGGAAGATGATTGGACGTTCTGTATGAGCGGCCATTTCTTTAACAGCTGCTTCTGTGAAAGAACCAGGTTGTGTTGATGTACCAACTAAGATTGTTGGGTGAACGGCTTTGATAACAGCTTCAAGATTTGTTAACTCGTCAGCGTTGTCAAATTCACTACGTTGTCTTGTGAATGGCTTTTGTTCAGGAGTCAAGTCTTCTGTGTCGTCAAATAGTAAACCTTGCTTGTCAACTAAGTAGAAGTGTTTCTTAGCTTCTTCTTCAGAAAGTCCTTCTTCAACCATAGCGTCGAAGATTCTCTTAGTAATACCAGCACCAGCAGTACCTGCACCGAATGACAAGTAAACTTGATCAGTTAATTTTTGCTTAGAAATGTTCAAAGCACCAAGAATACCTGCAAGTGTAATAATACCTGTACCTTGAATATCATCGTTGAATGTTAAAATATCATCTTTGTACTTATTTAAGATATTGGCAGCATTGCTACGACCAAAGTCTTCAAAGTGAAGATACATATCAGGGAACAAGCTTTCAGCAGTTTGAACGAATTTGTCAACAAAGTCATAGTACTTGTCGCCTGTAACACGTTGATGATGGTTACCCATATATAAGTCATCAGCAAGAAGTTCTTTGTTGTTAGTACCAACGTCAAGTACAACAGGAAGAACAGATGCAGGATCAACACCGGCAGCAGCTGTGTAAACCATCAATTTACCAACTGAGATATCAACACCTTGGACACCCCAGTCGCCAATACCAAGAATACCTTCGCCATCAGTAACAACGATAAGTTTGATATCGCGTCCCTTAGCAGCATTCTTTAAGGCAGCTTCAATATCATCTTGATCATCAATTGATAGGAAAGCAGCGTTTTGTGGATCTAAGAAGAAGTGACTGTAATTTTCAATTGTGTCAGCAATAGTTGGATCATATACAACTGGCATGAATTCATTAACATGTTCACTGAATAACTTGAAGAACAATGTAACATTTTCATTGAAAATATCCATCAAGTACATTCTCTTATCTAAGAATGTAGCTTTCTTAGAATAGTTTTCGTAAGCTTGTTCTACTTGTTGGTCCAATGTTTGAACGAATGGTGGAAGCAAACCTTCGATATGATTTTCTTTTCTTTCTTCCTTAGTAAAGGCAGTACCTTTATTCAAGAAATGATTATTTAATAAGTCTAAACCCTCATAGCTCATAAAAATTCCTCCTAAATAATTTTTTCATCTTATCAACACTATAATAATTAATATACTTATGCATATCATAATTTATAAACTAAATTTACATATATTGAATTTTAAGAAAATTCCTACTTGGCATATTAAATATTTGTGTTGCTAATTAACTTTCGAATGTATAATAATACATAATAAAAAATGTAGTCAAATAATTGAACATTAATAAATAAAATTTATAGGTGATAGGATGAATTTAAAAGATTATCAATATTTTAAAAAATTATCGGAATTAAAGAACTTTTCAGATACTGCCAATTTCTTTGGAGTCAGTCAGCCGACGATTACTTATTCATTGAAACGATTAGAGCAGACCTATGGGTTGTCATTGGTTAAGCGAAAGAGCTATGCAAATTCGTTATCATTAACTTATGCAGGGCAACAGTTGTTGACGCATATTGATCGAATTCTTTTAGAAGATGATTTGATTAGCGATGATATGGAACGGATCAAGCGAGAAAAAATTGTTATGGGTTGGCCACCAATTATTACAAATTACGTGATTCCAAAAGTGTTCGATCGCTTGCGTGATGCTGATTTACTTAATTCAATTATTCCTGTAGCCGAGAGTTCTAAGATTTTGTTGTCAAAATTAAAGAATGGCGAAATAGATTTATCACTTTTAGGATCAACCATTTTGCCACAAGAAAATCACTTGGATTACCAGTTGATTAAGGAACATCGTTTCAAATTCATCGCTTCGGCTGATCGGGATGTTTCAAAAATTAAAACGGTTGAGCAATTATTTAAGGAAGATTTCATTTCTTTGGACGAAGGATCAGTTCATAGTCAGGTGTTGCAACATATCATTCAGCGCTATAATGTGACTCCACAAACAATGTTTCGAACTGCCGATTATCATTTGATGTTGAATCTAGTTAAGGCTGATAAAGGAGTTAGTTTTGTAGCTGAAACTGCAATTCAAGATGTTGATGGTATTCAAGAAATAAAAATTAATGACTTACAGTTACCATCATTTTTTATTCTATTTGTTTACCGTCCCAATATGGTTGGGGATGAAACTCTTGCAAAACTAATGCATATTTTTAGGAATATATAGATAATTTATTTTAAATATAAAAAATTTATGGTATACAGGTCTAGCCCAATGAAGTAAAATATGATTAACCAATTGGGTATTGGTGTTTAGTCGGTAGATAGAAATGAATAATAATATTTCTTGTATATTTAACAAAAATTGTATCTCATCAGTATAATTATTAATTTGTGTATATATTGTTTTATTATCATTTTTTATACTCAAAATGAATTAAAAACTAGGGGATAGTTTGTTATTTTTAATTTATTTTTCGTTAAAAGACCATTTCGATGGTCTTTTGTCGTTTAAAAGCTTAATTTATAATAAATTGTCGACTTTTGTAAACTGTCCAAAAATTAAATTATTTATGGTATCATAATTTAGTCGAGAGAAGTTCAAGCTGTTGATTCTTCTTTCAAGATAATTTCATGATTACAAAAATATATGATTTATCAATAAATGGTGGTTCCTCCCTGAGCTACCATTTTTTTTGCGCTTTTTAAAGGCTACAATCGTTTAAAACTGTGTTGTAGCAATAATAAGATACGTTTCTATGGTATAATTTCTTGTAATAAGCTATTTAGGAGTTTTAGTATGAATTACAATAAGGAACAACAAAAAGAAATTGCACAATACGCGGTAGAGCATGACAATGATTATAAAGCCACGGGTGAAAAATACGGAATTTCATATCAACAAGTAGCTGCTTGGGTTAGAAAATATTTGAAAGTAACAAAAACCAATCAAAGTCAGAAAAAATCAGTTACAACTAAAAAAGCACCACAGGCTAATGCTTTAGATATTTTAAGTCGAAAAGATCCAATCTTAGAAGAACAATTACATGAAGTTAAGAAAAGATTAGGCTTGGAGTAATAAATGAAAAAGGTTATTTTCGTTTGTCTTGGAAATATTTGTCGCTCGCCAATGGCAGAAATGATAATGCATGATTTAATTGAGAAAAAGGGCATTAGTCAGCAAATCCAAGTGGATTCACGAGCAACTTCAAATTATGAAATAGATAATCCACCTCATGTTGGGGCAATTGCAGAATTAAAGAAGCAACATGTTCCTTTACTTAAACATCGAGCACGAAGAATCACTGCTACTGATTTTCAGGAAGCTGACTTAATAATTGGAATGGATCACCAAAATATTATTGATTTGCGCAAAATGGCTCCTAGACTTGATGTTGAAAAGATCCATTTAGCCTATGATGTTCTTGGAAAAAATAAAGAAATTGTAGATCCATGGTACGATCATAATTTCGAGAGAACTTATCACCAATTGATGGAAGTTTTACCTGTCTGGCTTGAATCTTTATCAGAATAAATACAGATAAAAAGTCATTTAATTATTAAGTATTAAAGAAGACTAGTGTCGTAACCATCAGGGATGATTGCCATACTAGCCTTTTTAGACAAAAATTTTTTTTGATATTTAGATGCTTATTGGAGGTTTTTATATGTCTAATTCACTTTGGAATCATATTAAAAATATTTTTTCGACAGATGATTCAGTTGATGAAGGAAGAATTGAAACCAATGATATTCATGATCCACAAAATAAAGCCCGCAGTCAGGCACAAGCACAGTGTGATTTTTCTGAAATCTTAGATGTTAAAAATATTGTTATGGAAGTTGATCTTCATTCGCAGGCAGAAGTTCTAAAATATTTAACTGATTTCTATCATAGATTGAATCTAGCAACTGATTCTGAAAAACTTTACGGAAGATTTTTATTGCGAGAAAAAGAATCTGCGACTAATTTAGGTAGTGGTATAGTAATGCCTCATGCTGTCGACAGTTCGGTACAAAAATTAACTATGATTATTTTGAAATTAGAGAACCCACTGATGTGGGATGATCAAAAAGTGAGTTGGGTGATAGCACTCTTGATACCTGAATCTGAAAAGGATTTCTCACATGTCAAATATATGGCGGGAATTGCTCGATTATTGTTGAAACCGACATTTGTCTATGCATTGAAAGAAACGACTACAGCAAAACAGGTTGAAAAATTATTTGTAAATAGCTGAAGGAATCCTTTTGTGACAATGAAAAATTAAATATATTATGATATTGTTGTAGGTAGTTAATTAATTGATCTGGAGGGATTATTTTGGGCCAATTGAGTGTTCTGAATGTTATAATTCGACTCCTTTTAGCGGTACTATTTTCTGGAATTATAGGATTGGATCGAGCGTATAAACATCGACCAGCTGGTTTGCGGACACATATCTTGGTTTGTCTGGGAGCATGTATCATTGCTATGATCCAAAAAAATATTGGATTTGACGCCTTAGAGATGGCTCGCCAATATCCACAGTATAAGGGCGTTTTAAGAGCTGATGATGCTAGATTGATTGCTCAAGTTGTTAGTGGTATTGGTTTTTTAGGTGCAGGGACAATTATTGTGGAGCATCATTCAATCAGAGGATTGACGACAGCTGCTAGTTTGTGGGTAGTAGCATGTCTGGGAATCGCTGTTGGTATGGGAGATTATATTATCGCCATAGTAGGATTCTTAGTCGTCTATGCTGTTTTGGGCTTCTTAAAGAAAATTATCAAAATCAGTCCGGTACGAAAGTTAAAAATTGAGTATAAACACAAGATTGATACAAAGAAATTTATCGATGATTATTTTCAAAGACACGATATAACCGTTGAGGGTGTCAGATTCAGCGTTTCAAGATTAGAAAGTACGAAGATTTATACTAATGTTTATTCAATCGACTTTGGGAAAAATATTGATTACGTTGACATTGTTGAAGGATTGTCAATGAATGAAAATATTATAAAAGTTGAAACTATTAACGTTTAATGGGTGCGAGGCATGTAAATAGGCGTAAAAGCTATGTCTCAATCTCATTTTTTTATGTTTATTTTTATGTAAATTTATTTAATTAATTAAGTCTGGATAAATCATTGTAATTTGTCTAGACCTTTGTTATCTTTTTCTATCGGGGGAACTAATGTTAAGAATTCTACGTTCAAGATTATTCATTATTTTTGTATTCACGCTATTTATTTTGATGGGGTACTTGCTATTTGTAAAAAATAATACTATGGGTAAAGTGACGGAATCAAAAATAACTGTAATCAATTTATCAAATCAAAAAAGGATTACGGAATTTGATAATAAGAGTCGCAATTATTCGTATGTTTCATTCGATAATTTGTATGAAAATACAGCGCTCTACTTTGGGTCCAAAATTTATCAATTTGGACATATTAAAAAAATAAATACAAGGGACCAGACCATGTTAGTGACGCTTGATGGTAATGATCCTTCGAAAACTTGTAAGATCAGATACGGCTCATCGGATTTTGCTCGTGGTATAAGTGATTTACAAGAAGATGATGCGATAGAGTTTTATGGCAAAGTTTTATCAATTGACGATTATATGAATGAAAAAGGACGGGAAATGAGCCGACCAGTGATTTCTGCCAACTTCATTCAAATGAAATTAAAAAATAGGGGAAAATAATGCAATTATTTAATAGTGTTCTAGACGATAATTTTGAATATTTAATGTATCAAGAATTACTTGATTTACGTGAATTAGAATCAGATATTTCTAAAAAATAATGGGGTAATAGGTGATGATCATATTTTTGATTGTCGCTTTTTTTATTGGGAATATAAAAGAATCTAAAATAAAATGACAACCAAAAAAGCCTACTGAAATTAAATTCAGTAGACTCTTTTTGATAAAACTTTTTAAACAAATGGCAATCACTCTTTAGAGCGACATTAATAAGAGAAGTTTTAATTATTATTTTTTAGATTCCTTCTTGTCTTTTCCAGACTTCTTTGCTGCGGAATCTACGCGTTTTTCGTTTTCTTTTACATCATCGGGAAGAGAGGCAAATTTATCAAACAAACTTCCAAAATTACTTTCACGTTTCACTGTTAAGCCCATCGGTACCAGCCCCTTTCAGGTTTCTTTATATCTAACTGTATTATAAAACCTTTTTAAAGAAATGACAAATTCTTGAGCGTTGTAAATTATAAAAATTAATTAGCTTTTTCGATCTTGCCTGTGGCGATAGGTAAAGTAGTATGAGCATCGTAATTGCCTACAGCTCCAGCAACGCTATTTGGCAATTCAAGACTATCTGGAACACCATGGACATAAATAACACGTTTATCTAGTTCCAAATCATCAGTTCCAAAAACTTCTTTAAATTTATTCTGTAGTTCTTTTAATGGAACGTCCATTTCATATTTGAAATGACCGTTAGCGTCAGAAACGGGATAATTGTCATTAGGGACATCCATATGTTGAGGGGCATTGTCGAAAGGAACCATAGTTGTACCAGAGACTATTTCAGTTTCGGGAAGATCAACTAGACCATCTTTATTCTTGTCTTGAGCCATAGTAGCTATTTGAGCATCCTTGCCTTCGGGAAAGCCATGGAAATGTTCCCAATGTTGAGTATTCTTAGGTGTATCAAACATTTCGATTTCGATGTGTAGTTTGTCGTCTGATTCAGTGAAAGTAGCTTGACCATGAGCTTTAGTACCAATAAATTCGTCATTTAATGGTTGAATATTTGCAATATATTTGTTTGTCATAAGAAAATCTCCTTTTATAAATTGTACGCAAAACTATTTTACAAAACTAATTGTATACCGTTTATATTTATTTACAAGTGAAAAATTAATGTTGCACTAAAGTTGACAATTATTTTGATTAACTTAAGATTAAATAAGTTCGGACTAATATGAGGAGGGATATTTATTGGCAACTGAATATCTTGAACACAAATTAAG
This sequence is a window from Companilactobacillus alimentarius DSM 20249. Protein-coding genes within it:
- a CDS encoding helix-turn-helix domain-containing protein, whose protein sequence is MNYNKEQQKEIAQYAVEHDNDYKATGEKYGISYQQVAAWVRKYLKVTKTNQSQKKSVTTKKAPQANALDILSRKDPILEEQLHEVKKRLGLE
- a CDS encoding low molecular weight protein-tyrosine-phosphatase — translated: MKKVIFVCLGNICRSPMAEMIMHDLIEKKGISQQIQVDSRATSNYEIDNPPHVGAIAELKKQHVPLLKHRARRITATDFQEADLIIGMDHQNIIDLRKMAPRLDVEKIHLAYDVLGKNKEIVDPWYDHNFERTYHQLMEVLPVWLESLSE
- a CDS encoding PTS sugar transporter subunit IIA, giving the protein MSNSLWNHIKNIFSTDDSVDEGRIETNDIHDPQNKARSQAQAQCDFSEILDVKNIVMEVDLHSQAEVLKYLTDFYHRLNLATDSEKLYGRFLLREKESATNLGSGIVMPHAVDSSVQKLTMIILKLENPLMWDDQKVSWVIALLIPESEKDFSHVKYMAGIARLLLKPTFVYALKETTTAKQVEKLFVNS
- a CDS encoding MgtC/SapB family protein, producing MLGQLSVLNVIIRLLLAVLFSGIIGLDRAYKHRPAGLRTHILVCLGACIIAMIQKNIGFDALEMARQYPQYKGVLRADDARLIAQVVSGIGFLGAGTIIVEHHSIRGLTTAASLWVVACLGIAVGMGDYIIAIVGFLVVYAVLGFLKKIIKISPVRKLKIEYKHKIDTKKFIDDYFQRHDITVEGVRFSVSRLESTKIYTNVYSIDFGKNIDYVDIVEGLSMNENIIKVETINV
- a CDS encoding SPJ_0845 family protein encodes the protein MGLTVKRESNFGSLFDKFASLPDDVKENEKRVDSAAKKSGKDKKESKK